In Syntrophobacterales bacterium, one genomic interval encodes:
- a CDS encoding branched-chain amino acid ABC transporter permease, producing the protein MRSGDFKENYISDEAIFPSLFARFWVAALFVLLLLFPFFANNHLLYIANMIGFAVIGAVGLNLLTGFTGQISLGHAAFIGVGAYTSAILVTRCGFSFWLSVPLAGMASALAGALIGIPSLRVKGLYLCIATLASQFIFGFIFVHWESMTKGITGIHIPPPAIGALHFDNERKFYWITLFFVVLGVGYARNLIRSKMGRAFMAVRDRDLAAEIMGINLFRYKLSAFAISSFYAGVTGALLVNFLKVVVPEQFSFMVCIEYLAMIIVGGLGSVIGSVFGAVFMTLVPEILSVLSDIVKEAAPEMASLIVPFKQVVFGFLIVSFLIFEPRGLVEIWNRIKKFFLLWPFSY; encoded by the coding sequence ATGCGTTCCGGAGATTTCAAGGAAAACTACATCAGCGACGAGGCGATCTTCCCGTCTCTTTTCGCCAGGTTCTGGGTCGCGGCGCTGTTTGTGTTGCTGCTGCTGTTCCCCTTTTTCGCCAACAACCACCTGCTGTACATAGCCAACATGATCGGATTTGCGGTGATCGGCGCGGTCGGTCTCAATCTGCTGACGGGCTTCACCGGTCAGATTTCCCTCGGGCACGCGGCCTTTATCGGCGTTGGCGCCTACACATCCGCGATTCTCGTTACCCGCTGCGGTTTTTCGTTCTGGCTTTCCGTTCCCTTGGCAGGAATGGCTTCCGCGCTGGCCGGAGCCTTGATCGGCATTCCGTCGCTCCGGGTCAAGGGGCTCTATCTCTGCATTGCCACCCTTGCCTCCCAGTTCATCTTCGGTTTTATCTTCGTCCACTGGGAATCGATGACCAAGGGGATAACCGGCATCCACATTCCGCCCCCGGCAATCGGCGCCTTGCATTTTGACAACGAACGGAAGTTTTACTGGATTACCCTTTTCTTTGTTGTACTGGGGGTCGGATACGCGCGGAACCTGATCCGCTCCAAAATGGGCAGGGCCTTCATGGCGGTGCGCGATCGCGATCTGGCTGCCGAAATTATGGGGATCAATCTGTTCCGCTACAAATTGAGCGCCTTTGCGATCAGTTCTTTCTACGCCGGCGTGACCGGCGCCCTCCTGGTGAACTTCCTGAAGGTGGTGGTTCCGGAACAGTTTTCGTTCATGGTCTGCATCGAGTATCTCGCGATGATCATTGTCGGGGGGTTGGGAAGCGTAATCGGGTCTGTTTTCGGCGCCGTATTCATGACGCTGGTTCCGGAGATTCTCAGTGTGCTTTCCGATATCGTCAAGGAGGCCGCACCGGAAATGGCGAGCCTGATCGTCCCGTTCAAGCAGGTGGTTTTTGGTTTTCTGATCGTCAGTTTTCTTATTTTTGAACCACGGGGGCTGGTGGAAATCTGGAACCGGATTAAGAAGTTTTTTCTGCTCTGGCCTTTTTCTTATTGA
- a CDS encoding acyl-CoA dehydrogenase encodes MAEKFISLRNLHFLLYEVFDAVALTQYPYFEDHGKETFDMVVDTAMRMGREMLFPAFGEMDKQPPEFRDGKVFVHPLAAQIMKACGEGGWIGAQASYEMGGQQIPSMIMTAFRGIFGAANYSASVYPFLTTGAAGLIASFGSPELIEAYVPKMFAGEWQGTMALTEPQAGSSLTDIAATAFPTTEGYYKIKGQKIFISCSEYESTENIVHLLLGRIEGAPPGVKGVSLFVVPKLRPEADGGLTANDVACIGIYHKLGYRGAPITQLAFGDNDDCRGWLVGEPNRGLSCMFQMMNEARIDVGMGAAAIASAAYYAALEYARQRPQGRPVQAKDPLTPQAPIIEHADVKRMLLFQRAVVEGSLSLIFQCSRYVDLSAVTAGEEKEHYELLLDLLTPIAKSYPAEMGILSVSQGLQCLGGYGYCDEFPLEQYYRDVRIHPIHEGTTGIQGMDLLGRKVIMKNGKAFRLFLAELEMTIAAGRAVPECEKFASSLAEAVEVLKEITLSLAGLALKGKIELFLADATLYLELFGIVTIAWQWLLQGLKATEALGRATTEAEANFYRGKLQTSRYFFAYELPKVKGIAPRLMESADGLTVQMKPEWFE; translated from the coding sequence ATGGCCGAAAAATTCATCAGTCTCCGAAATCTGCATTTTTTGCTGTATGAGGTGTTTGACGCGGTTGCCCTGACACAATACCCGTATTTTGAAGATCATGGCAAAGAAACCTTCGACATGGTTGTCGATACGGCCATGCGCATGGGCAGGGAGATGCTTTTCCCGGCGTTTGGCGAGATGGACAAGCAGCCGCCGGAATTCAGGGATGGAAAGGTTTTTGTCCATCCCCTGGCCGCGCAGATCATGAAGGCCTGCGGCGAGGGCGGCTGGATCGGGGCGCAGGCTTCGTATGAAATGGGCGGCCAGCAGATTCCCAGCATGATCATGACCGCCTTCCGCGGAATCTTTGGCGCGGCAAACTACTCGGCTTCCGTCTATCCGTTTCTCACGACCGGCGCCGCCGGGCTGATCGCCTCTTTCGGCTCACCGGAACTTATTGAAGCCTATGTCCCGAAAATGTTTGCGGGTGAGTGGCAGGGAACAATGGCGCTGACAGAGCCGCAGGCCGGATCCTCCCTAACGGATATCGCGGCCACTGCCTTTCCGACCACAGAGGGCTACTATAAAATAAAAGGGCAGAAAATCTTTATCTCCTGCTCCGAGTACGAATCAACGGAAAACATCGTGCATCTGCTCCTTGGCCGGATCGAGGGGGCGCCTCCCGGCGTTAAGGGGGTTTCCCTCTTTGTCGTCCCCAAGCTGAGACCGGAGGCGGACGGAGGTCTGACTGCCAACGATGTGGCCTGCATCGGCATCTATCACAAACTGGGCTACCGGGGCGCCCCGATCACCCAGCTTGCCTTCGGCGACAACGACGACTGCCGCGGCTGGCTGGTCGGCGAACCCAACCGGGGGCTCTCGTGCATGTTCCAGATGATGAACGAGGCCCGAATCGACGTGGGCATGGGCGCGGCGGCGATTGCTTCGGCAGCCTACTACGCGGCGCTCGAATATGCCAGACAGAGGCCGCAAGGCCGCCCGGTGCAGGCGAAAGATCCGCTGACGCCGCAGGCGCCGATCATCGAACATGCCGACGTAAAGCGGATGCTGCTTTTTCAGCGCGCCGTGGTCGAGGGGTCGCTTTCCCTTATTTTTCAGTGTTCCCGGTACGTAGATTTGTCCGCTGTCACCGCCGGGGAAGAAAAAGAACATTACGAACTGCTCCTCGATCTGCTCACCCCGATCGCCAAGAGCTATCCGGCAGAGATGGGCATTCTCTCGGTCAGCCAGGGTCTCCAGTGCCTTGGCGGATATGGCTACTGCGACGAGTTTCCGCTGGAGCAGTACTACCGGGACGTCCGGATCCACCCGATCCACGAGGGAACAACCGGCATTCAGGGGATGGACCTGCTGGGACGCAAGGTGATCATGAAAAACGGGAAGGCGTTTAGGTTGTTCCTGGCCGAGTTGGAAATGACAATCGCCGCCGGCAGGGCCGTTCCCGAGTGCGAGAAATTCGCCAGTTCCCTTGCCGAAGCAGTGGAAGTTCTGAAAGAAATTACCTTATCTCTTGCAGGTCTGGCGCTGAAAGGCAAAATCGAGCTGTTTCTGGCCGATGCCACCCTCTATCTTGAGCTCTTCGGCATCGTCACGATCGCCTGGCAGTGGCTCTTGCAGGGGCTGAAGGCGACCGAGGCGCTCGGCAGGGCAACCACGGAGGCGGAAGCTAATTTCTACCGGGGCAAGCTGCAAACAAGTCGCTACTTTTTTGCCTATGAACTCCCGAAGGTAAAGGGCATCGCCCCCCGCCTCATGGAAAGCGCGGACGGCCTCACCGTGCAAATGAAACCGGAGTGGTTCGAGTAG
- the lsrF gene encoding 3-hydroxy-5-phosphonooxypentane-2,4-dione thiolase, giving the protein MPDIDDLKEAEKFGLNTPQSTEGFFLKGANSLGWGMKNRLARIFNPTSGRTVMLAIDHGYFQGPTSGLERIDLGIVPLAPYADTLMLTRGILRSVIPPSISQSIVLRASGGASILKELSNEEIALDIEDAIRLNACALAVQVFIGGEFERQSIINMTKLVDAGTRYGIPTLAVTAVGKDMAREARYFRLACRICAELGAQYVKTYYVEEGFETVTASCPVPIVMAGGKKIPELDALTMAYKAVQQGAAGVDMGRNIFQSDDAVAMIQAVRAVVHENETPAKAFALYLSLKNR; this is encoded by the coding sequence ATGCCCGATATCGACGATTTAAAAGAGGCTGAAAAATTCGGTTTGAACACCCCCCAGTCCACCGAGGGATTTTTTCTGAAGGGGGCTAATTCCCTGGGTTGGGGAATGAAGAATCGCCTGGCCCGTATCTTCAATCCCACAAGCGGCCGCACCGTGATGCTGGCCATCGACCACGGTTATTTTCAAGGCCCCACCTCCGGACTCGAGCGCATAGATCTCGGCATTGTTCCCCTCGCCCCTTACGCGGACACGCTGATGCTGACCCGGGGAATTCTGCGCTCGGTCATTCCGCCCTCCATATCGCAATCCATTGTGCTGCGCGCATCCGGCGGCGCCAGCATTTTAAAGGAGCTGTCCAACGAGGAGATCGCGCTGGACATCGAGGACGCAATTCGCCTCAACGCCTGCGCCCTGGCCGTGCAGGTGTTCATCGGCGGCGAGTTCGAGCGCCAATCCATTATCAACATGACGAAGCTGGTGGACGCCGGCACGCGGTACGGCATTCCCACGCTGGCCGTGACCGCAGTGGGCAAAGACATGGCGCGGGAAGCCCGGTATTTCCGGCTTGCCTGCCGCATCTGTGCGGAGCTGGGCGCACAGTACGTGAAGACCTACTATGTGGAAGAGGGGTTTGAGACGGTCACGGCCTCCTGCCCGGTTCCCATCGTCATGGCGGGCGGGAAGAAGATTCCCGAGCTCGACGCCCTGACCATGGCGTATAAAGCGGTGCAGCAGGGCGCAGCCGGCGTGGATATGGGCCGCAACATCTTCCAGTCCGACGATGCGGTGGCGATGATCCAGGCGGTAAGAGCCGTGGTGCACGAAAACGAGACGCCCGCCAAGGCCTTCGCGCTCTACCTGTCGCTCAAGAATCGGTGA
- a CDS encoding transglutaminase family protein: MESEIQQYLQPSATIDHDDKAVAAFAKGHAGDSADHREQAVSLYYAVRDGIRYDPYSIDLSIEGIRASATLKSGRGWCVAKAILLAACCRTTGIPARLGFADVRNHLTTQRLRDQMKTDVFLWHGYTSIFLDGGWVKATPAFNIELCQRFRLKPLDFDGRSDSIYHPFDMEGRRHMEYLKYRGEFAEAPLEQIAETFRREYLKDSFGDEADFESDVAQETGGF, translated from the coding sequence ATGGAATCAGAAATACAGCAGTATCTACAGCCTTCAGCGACCATTGACCATGACGACAAAGCGGTTGCCGCCTTTGCAAAAGGACATGCCGGCGATTCAGCAGATCACCGCGAACAGGCGGTCAGCCTCTATTATGCCGTCAGGGACGGCATCCGCTACGATCCTTACTCCATTGACCTGTCGATCGAAGGAATCCGTGCCAGCGCTACATTGAAAAGCGGCCGCGGCTGGTGCGTGGCCAAGGCGATTCTGCTGGCAGCCTGTTGCCGTACCACGGGAATTCCCGCCCGGCTAGGATTTGCCGATGTACGGAATCACCTGACCACCCAGCGTTTGCGCGACCAGATGAAGACCGACGTCTTTTTGTGGCACGGGTACACCTCTATTTTCCTGGATGGAGGTTGGGTCAAGGCCACGCCCGCCTTCAATATCGAACTTTGCCAGCGGTTTCGGCTGAAGCCCCTTGATTTCGACGGGCGCAGCGATTCGATTTATCACCCGTTCGATATGGAAGGGCGGAGACACATGGAGTACCTGAAGTATCGCGGTGAATTTGCCGAGGCCCCGCTTGAGCAGATTGCCGAAACATTCCGCCGTGAATATTTAAAGGATTCTTTCGGGGATGAAGCCGACTTCGAAAGCGACGTAGCGCAGGAGACCGGCGGCTTCTGA
- a CDS encoding alcohol dehydrogenase catalytic domain-containing protein, with the protein MQVAIWHNNSDIRIQEVDTPVPGPEEMLVKVHACGICGSDIVEWYRLPRAPLVPGHEIGAEVVRVGSLQTKFRVGERVFIAPKVPCLECDYCKAGKYPLCTGVQERLPGGFAEYILVPQVFIERGACLLPERLSFEESTFIEPLACVCHAQGLAGIEQRHTVMVMGCGMSGLLHVKLAKVKGCRVIATDINPRKLALASQNGADIALLANGDVPGEVVRQNGKKADVVIVCASPLSVINQAWASVDKGGAVAFFAVPSPEKQVTIPLNDFWRKEIRILTSYYCGPPDIAHAISLLASRTVKIGDMITHRLPLARIQEGFQLVLSGEDSLKVIIRPHDL; encoded by the coding sequence ATGCAGGTCGCCATCTGGCACAACAACTCGGACATTCGGATTCAAGAAGTGGATACGCCTGTGCCCGGCCCCGAAGAGATGCTCGTCAAGGTCCATGCCTGCGGCATCTGCGGCAGCGATATTGTCGAATGGTACAGGCTGCCGCGCGCCCCCCTGGTGCCGGGACACGAGATTGGCGCCGAAGTGGTCCGAGTCGGCAGCTTGCAGACGAAATTCCGGGTGGGCGAGCGCGTCTTCATCGCGCCCAAGGTGCCCTGCCTTGAGTGCGACTATTGCAAGGCCGGGAAATATCCGCTCTGCACGGGGGTACAGGAGCGCCTGCCGGGGGGATTTGCCGAGTACATCCTCGTCCCCCAAGTCTTTATCGAGCGCGGCGCCTGTTTGCTGCCGGAGCGCCTCTCCTTCGAGGAAAGCACCTTCATCGAACCGCTGGCCTGCGTGTGCCATGCACAAGGGCTTGCGGGCATTGAGCAGCGCCACACGGTCATGGTCATGGGATGCGGCATGTCCGGGCTTTTGCACGTAAAGCTCGCCAAAGTCAAGGGATGTCGAGTAATTGCCACGGACATCAATCCCAGAAAACTTGCCCTTGCCTCGCAAAACGGCGCGGATATTGCGCTGCTCGCGAATGGCGATGTTCCCGGGGAAGTTGTCAGGCAGAACGGTAAAAAAGCCGATGTCGTCATTGTCTGCGCGTCGCCTCTGTCGGTCATCAACCAGGCATGGGCATCAGTGGACAAAGGGGGAGCGGTCGCGTTCTTCGCCGTGCCGAGCCCGGAAAAACAGGTAACGATTCCCCTGAACGACTTTTGGAGGAAAGAGATACGGATTTTAACCTCATATTATTGCGGCCCGCCCGATATCGCGCACGCCATATCTCTGCTCGCAAGCCGCACCGTGAAAATCGGGGACATGATCACCCACCGCCTGCCCCTTGCGCGTATTCAGGAAGGATTTCAGCTTGTTCTGTCCGGCGAGGATTCCCTCAAGGTGATCATCCGGCCGCACGACCTCTGA
- a CDS encoding DJ-1/PfpI family protein, translating into MAKKILFLVGDYVEDYEVMVPFQALAAVGYAVEAACPDKAAGDVIRTAVHDFEGDQTYSEKRGHNFGLNKTFSEIKEAEYDALVIPGGRAPEYIRLNPRVLEITRYFFAANKPVAVICHGAQVLAAAGVLKGRKSTAYPAVGPDVVSSGGEYMQIPVDKAVTEGNLVSAPAWPAHPDWLAQFLKLLGAKIEL; encoded by the coding sequence ATGGCAAAGAAAATTCTGTTTTTGGTTGGCGACTACGTAGAGGACTACGAAGTCATGGTCCCGTTCCAGGCGCTGGCTGCGGTCGGCTACGCCGTTGAGGCCGCCTGCCCGGACAAGGCCGCGGGCGACGTGATACGGACTGCCGTTCACGACTTTGAAGGCGACCAGACTTACAGCGAAAAGCGCGGGCACAACTTTGGCCTGAACAAGACCTTCAGCGAAATCAAGGAGGCTGAATACGACGCCCTGGTTATCCCCGGTGGGCGAGCGCCCGAATATATCCGCCTCAACCCGCGCGTCCTGGAAATTACCCGCTATTTCTTTGCGGCCAACAAGCCCGTTGCGGTTATTTGCCATGGCGCGCAGGTACTGGCGGCAGCCGGCGTGTTGAAGGGACGTAAATCAACGGCCTACCCGGCAGTGGGTCCCGATGTCGTAAGCTCCGGCGGGGAATATATGCAGATACCCGTTGACAAAGCGGTGACGGAAGGAAACCTTGTTTCGGCCCCCGCCTGGCCGGCTCATCCCGATTGGCTTGCCCAGTTCCTGAAGCTGCTGGGCGCGAAGATCGAGTTATAG
- a CDS encoding branched-chain amino acid ABC transporter permease: MDFSVLLQIVVVGIAAGGVYGLIALGFVLIYKATSILNLAMGEFMTLGAFVCFTALTSFHLPFYLAFIITIVFAVLLGMVIEPLILRPMIGEPVISVIMVTIGLGVILKGLTYMIWGPVYRAFPPIFPSKPLLLGPVVVPSGLLWGFLFAIATMAVFIAIFKFSRTGVAMRAAAFDQQAALSMGVSVRKVFALSWSFGAIAAVISGVVIGNMSGLNIYMGDIGLAVLSVIILGGLDSIGGAILGGFIVGILQNLTGFYIDPLVGGGAKDIAPYVILLLIIMIRPYGLFGKVTIERV, from the coding sequence ATGGATTTTTCGGTGCTGCTCCAGATTGTCGTTGTCGGTATCGCCGCAGGCGGGGTGTATGGGCTGATCGCCCTGGGTTTTGTTCTCATTTACAAGGCGACCAGCATCCTCAATCTGGCAATGGGAGAGTTCATGACGCTCGGGGCGTTTGTCTGCTTCACTGCCCTTACCTCATTTCACCTGCCATTTTACCTGGCGTTTATCATTACGATCGTTTTTGCCGTCCTGCTCGGAATGGTTATCGAGCCGCTCATTCTACGGCCCATGATTGGAGAGCCGGTCATTTCGGTCATCATGGTAACGATCGGTCTGGGGGTGATCCTCAAGGGGCTGACTTACATGATCTGGGGGCCGGTTTACCGGGCCTTTCCGCCCATATTCCCCTCCAAACCGTTGCTGCTGGGGCCGGTTGTCGTTCCCTCGGGGCTTTTGTGGGGATTTTTGTTCGCGATCGCGACGATGGCGGTCTTTATCGCGATCTTCAAATTTTCCCGTACCGGCGTGGCAATGCGGGCGGCTGCATTCGATCAGCAGGCAGCCCTTTCGATGGGCGTCAGCGTCAGGAAGGTGTTTGCCCTGTCGTGGAGCTTTGGGGCGATTGCCGCCGTCATCAGCGGTGTCGTCATCGGCAACATGAGCGGCCTCAACATCTACATGGGGGATATCGGTCTGGCCGTGCTTTCGGTCATTATCCTCGGCGGGCTGGACAGCATCGGCGGGGCGATCCTGGGCGGCTTTATCGTCGGCATCCTGCAGAACCTGACGGGTTTTTATATCGACCCGCTGGTAGGAGGCGGCGCGAAGGACATCGCGCCCTACGTCATCCTCCTTTTGATCATCATGATCCGCCCGTACGGGCTGTTCGGAAAAGTGACAATCGAGCGGGTTTAG
- a CDS encoding P-II family nitrogen regulator: protein MFRESRNVKKIEAIIREDKITDVKDALTEIGIVGMNMFEIRGHGRQSGIKLAGRSGTYQVDMLPKIQLNIVVGERNLEDTIAAILKSAYTGEPGDGLIFISPVEEIIRIRTKERGQEAVMYPGDIDEKKGVGRVKK, encoded by the coding sequence ATATTTAGGGAGAGCAGAAATGTTAAAAAAATCGAGGCTATCATCCGGGAAGACAAGATTACGGATGTCAAAGACGCCTTAACTGAAATCGGCATCGTCGGGATGAACATGTTCGAAATTCGCGGGCATGGCCGGCAGAGCGGCATCAAGCTCGCGGGACGGTCCGGAACTTATCAGGTGGACATGTTGCCGAAGATTCAACTCAACATCGTTGTTGGCGAGCGCAATTTGGAGGACACCATCGCCGCCATCCTGAAATCCGCTTATACCGGCGAACCGGGAGACGGACTCATCTTCATCTCCCCGGTGGAGGAGATAATCCGCATCCGCACCAAGGAACGCGGGCAGGAAGCGGTTATGTATCCCGGCGACATTGACGAGAAAAAAGGGGTGGGCCGGGTCAAGAAGTAA
- a CDS encoding dynamin family protein — MAPRVLSLKQNKQFASIRDLLQRCLALTEKCSNAESSRFLFEQISHLQSAALFVIVGEVKAGKSSFVNALLGEEICEVAPEPCTAGIQELVYGEERSTTILGDHWEKVSLPKKVLKEISIVDTPGTNSIIRNHQTITEKYIPKSDLVLFVFPAKNPHTATAWDFLELVRKDWRRKIVFILQQADLATQRELATNKERVQQYARERNIQNPVVFTVSAKREAEGTSDSGFAEFRQFLQSAVETGDVWQMKAEAARDTAGKIVGSLLARLRKEQAAVADDRVFYENLIARVEARREKANALSRLAVDSLCVSYDRLAAGLERDFAEGLRVGTILRRAIPFVRDKDVKTWLKELHANFESVSKQEIDAESARVSKDISDEMMTMFSELTEAIAHRRNTVSESFSARHSDRAEILLRLQQQLQDLRIADIVGDKGIQGSDIGTLSLTGGGIAALGAVIAFATQLVVLDITGGILALVGAGLIAVTLLWKRSSIVKDFSQKLEQSRQEFRDRLDKEIALIFGKLFVEIEQRLHEPVATLNAADDRLTPLVAEAQLVEQLAGAVFD, encoded by the coding sequence ATGGCGCCGCGGGTATTGAGCCTTAAGCAGAACAAACAGTTTGCTTCGATACGCGATTTACTCCAGAGGTGTTTAGCCCTGACAGAAAAGTGCTCGAACGCGGAGTCATCCCGGTTTCTCTTCGAACAAATTTCCCATCTTCAGTCCGCTGCGCTTTTCGTCATAGTCGGGGAGGTGAAGGCTGGCAAGAGCAGCTTTGTGAATGCGCTGCTTGGCGAAGAGATCTGCGAGGTTGCGCCTGAACCATGCACGGCCGGCATCCAGGAACTGGTTTACGGGGAAGAGCGATCAACGACGATCCTCGGAGATCATTGGGAAAAGGTCAGTCTGCCGAAAAAGGTCCTCAAGGAAATATCCATTGTCGATACACCGGGGACAAATTCGATTATTCGTAATCATCAGACCATTACAGAGAAATACATACCAAAAAGCGATCTTGTCTTGTTTGTCTTTCCGGCTAAGAATCCCCATACCGCTACCGCCTGGGATTTCCTGGAACTTGTTCGAAAGGACTGGCGCCGGAAGATAGTTTTTATTTTGCAGCAAGCCGACCTTGCAACGCAGCGGGAACTCGCTACCAACAAAGAGCGGGTGCAGCAGTATGCACGTGAGAGAAACATACAGAATCCAGTGGTTTTCACTGTTTCGGCCAAGCGGGAAGCTGAAGGCACATCGGATAGTGGTTTTGCAGAATTTCGGCAGTTCCTCCAAAGCGCCGTTGAGACGGGGGATGTCTGGCAGATGAAGGCCGAAGCGGCGCGGGACACGGCCGGCAAAATTGTCGGCAGCCTGCTGGCGCGTCTGCGGAAGGAACAAGCCGCTGTTGCCGATGACCGGGTTTTTTACGAGAATTTAATCGCCCGGGTGGAAGCGCGTCGCGAAAAGGCCAATGCACTCAGTCGCTTGGCCGTCGATAGCCTGTGCGTCTCCTACGACCGGCTTGCCGCCGGCTTGGAACGCGACTTCGCTGAAGGCTTAAGAGTGGGAACGATCTTGCGCCGGGCTATTCCGTTTGTCCGGGACAAGGATGTCAAGACATGGCTCAAAGAGCTCCATGCCAACTTTGAAAGTGTGTCGAAACAGGAGATTGACGCCGAGTCCGCACGAGTGTCGAAGGATATTTCTGATGAGATGATGACGATGTTCAGCGAGTTGACTGAGGCAATTGCCCATCGCCGCAATACCGTAAGCGAGAGTTTTTCGGCCCGGCATTCCGACCGCGCCGAGATTCTCTTGCGCCTGCAGCAGCAGCTTCAAGACCTGCGCATCGCAGACATTGTTGGCGATAAGGGGATTCAGGGGTCTGACATAGGAACGCTATCGCTGACCGGCGGAGGGATCGCGGCGCTGGGCGCAGTCATTGCGTTTGCCACTCAACTGGTGGTGCTTGACATCACCGGCGGCATCCTGGCGCTGGTTGGCGCCGGTCTCATCGCTGTGACATTGCTCTGGAAACGGTCAAGTATCGTTAAGGATTTCTCGCAGAAACTGGAACAGTCGCGCCAGGAGTTCCGGGATCGCCTGGATAAGGAGATTGCCTTGATCTTCGGGAAGCTTTTTGTGGAAATTGAGCAACGCTTGCACGAACCGGTGGCAACCCTCAATGCAGCCGATGACCGCTTGACTCCGCTTGTCGCAGAGGCGCAGCTTGTTGAGCAACTGGCGGGGGCGGTTTTTGATTGA
- a CDS encoding ABC transporter substrate-binding protein, translating into MVKKTLISVMSAFLLIGMAGMAMAEQLPTICAVHPYTGRFAFAGIEGAAAMQDVVDMTNEAGGINGKKLQYFWADGEYKDDVGIAAFKRLYAQHKPQVAFGQSTGMTKALGPEIKDRYKTLYSAYTFAEEAARPKVNPYLFLPGPTYVDQFSVILKHIAKEKPGANLAFFYSDTEFGREPIAAGREMAKKLGLKLVAEEISQVGGVDLATQILDMKTKKVEYCIFQGFVSNPIASVVKQSKDYGMNIKFMGTFWSTEQQLLNELGPLAGEYTGVSAYSFYYQGDIPEIKKIQAWTKKKYPKIQYRSQSYMAVYMSTLLFVESFKRADKMKGGFNNPENLVKAFQSIKNFDVGGLMPPVTVRDNSIPVGRAYRGNPATAKFDPISDWVRLD; encoded by the coding sequence ATGGTGAAGAAAACATTGATCAGCGTTATGAGTGCGTTTTTGTTAATCGGCATGGCGGGTATGGCGATGGCCGAGCAGTTGCCGACGATCTGCGCCGTACATCCCTATACCGGACGGTTTGCGTTCGCCGGGATTGAAGGGGCGGCCGCTATGCAGGATGTGGTTGACATGACCAACGAAGCCGGCGGAATAAACGGGAAAAAGCTTCAGTATTTCTGGGCCGACGGCGAGTACAAGGACGATGTCGGGATTGCCGCTTTCAAGCGTTTGTACGCCCAGCATAAGCCACAGGTCGCGTTCGGCCAGAGCACTGGAATGACGAAGGCGCTGGGACCGGAAATCAAGGATCGCTACAAGACGCTGTACAGCGCTTATACCTTTGCCGAGGAGGCGGCGAGACCCAAGGTCAATCCGTACCTCTTCCTGCCCGGGCCCACCTATGTCGATCAGTTCAGCGTTATTCTGAAACACATTGCCAAGGAAAAGCCGGGCGCAAATCTCGCGTTTTTTTACAGTGATACAGAATTTGGCAGGGAACCGATTGCTGCCGGCCGGGAGATGGCCAAAAAGCTGGGGCTGAAACTGGTTGCCGAAGAAATTTCGCAGGTCGGCGGCGTCGATCTGGCGACGCAAATTCTCGACATGAAGACCAAGAAGGTGGAGTACTGCATCTTCCAGGGGTTCGTCAGCAATCCGATCGCCTCGGTCGTAAAGCAGAGCAAGGATTACGGGATGAACATCAAGTTCATGGGGACGTTCTGGTCAACCGAGCAGCAGCTGCTCAATGAACTGGGCCCGCTTGCCGGCGAATACACGGGCGTGTCCGCGTATTCGTTCTACTACCAGGGCGATATCCCGGAGATCAAGAAGATCCAGGCGTGGACGAAAAAGAAGTACCCGAAGATCCAGTACCGCTCGCAGTCCTATATGGCGGTTTACATGTCCACGCTCCTTTTCGTGGAAAGCTTTAAACGCGCAGACAAGATGAAGGGCGGCTTCAACAATCCCGAAAATCTGGTCAAGGCGTTTCAGTCGATCAAGAACTTTGACGTCGGCGGTCTGATGCCGCCGGTAACGGTCAGGGATAACAGCATCCCGGTCGGACGTGCTTACCGGGGAAATCCGGCAACGGCGAAATTTGATCCGATCTCGGATTGGGTGCGCCTGGATTAG